In a single window of the Dreissena polymorpha isolate Duluth1 chromosome 3, UMN_Dpol_1.0, whole genome shotgun sequence genome:
- the LOC127873988 gene encoding uncharacterized protein LOC127873988 isoform X2, with protein sequence MDMSFHKVDKARFSNRISKATKNALWVAVTENFNARAQFRREQSILEKKWENLQRDHRNLYMDFQREISLTGRGPIGRTLSVLTEAVIDVIGKQSAAVVGAAGAAYDSTLASLMLSSVSDGPIFNVMDLVPVKPSQRVQSCSTTTSTLPSPNQAHCCCCSDSEMRALKKRKLELQIKFYERQLKL encoded by the exons ATGGACATGTCTTTCCACAAGGTTGATAAGGCTAGATTCAGCAATC GAATCAGCAAAGCAACAAAGAATGCACTGTGGGTGGCAGTTACTGAAAATTTCAATGCCAGAGCCCAGTTTAGAAGGGAGCAATCcattttggagaaaaaatgggaaaaTCTACAAAGGGATCACAGAAATCTGTACATGGATTTCCAAAGAGAAATTTCATTGACAG GGCGAGGTCCAATTGGCAGAACATTGTCTGTCCTCACAGAGGCAGTAATTGATGTTATTGGAAAGCAGAGTGCGGCAGTTGTTGGGGCAGCAGGAGCAGCATATGACTCAACATTGGCCTCACTTATGCT ATCATCAGTATCGGATGGTCCAATCTTCAATGTAATGGATCTTGTTCCAGTAAAACCTTCCCAAAG AGTCCAATCATGTTCAACAACAACCAGTACATTGCCAAg CCCAAATCAAGCGCACTGTTGCTGTTGTAGTGACTCTGAAATGAGAGCCTTAAAGAAGAGAAAACTAGAGTTGCAGATAAAGTTTTATGAGAGACAACTTAAATTGTAA
- the LOC127873988 gene encoding uncharacterized protein LOC127873988 isoform X1: MDMSFHKVDKARFSNRISKATKNALWVAVTENFNARAQFRREQSILEKKWENLQRDHRNLYMDFQREISLTGRGPIGRTLSVLTEAVIDVIGKQSAAVVGAAGAAYDSTLASLMLPQQFDLCDSEERSSVSDGPIFNVMDLVPVKPSQRVQSCSTTTSTLPSPNQAHCCCCSDSEMRALKKRKLELQIKFYERQLKL; the protein is encoded by the exons ATGGACATGTCTTTCCACAAGGTTGATAAGGCTAGATTCAGCAATC GAATCAGCAAAGCAACAAAGAATGCACTGTGGGTGGCAGTTACTGAAAATTTCAATGCCAGAGCCCAGTTTAGAAGGGAGCAATCcattttggagaaaaaatgggaaaaTCTACAAAGGGATCACAGAAATCTGTACATGGATTTCCAAAGAGAAATTTCATTGACAG GGCGAGGTCCAATTGGCAGAACATTGTCTGTCCTCACAGAGGCAGTAATTGATGTTATTGGAAAGCAGAGTGCGGCAGTTGTTGGGGCAGCAGGAGCAGCATATGACTCAACATTGGCCTCACTTATGCT TCCTCAACAGTTTGACCTATGTGACAGTGAAGAAAG ATCATCAGTATCGGATGGTCCAATCTTCAATGTAATGGATCTTGTTCCAGTAAAACCTTCCCAAAG AGTCCAATCATGTTCAACAACAACCAGTACATTGCCAAg CCCAAATCAAGCGCACTGTTGCTGTTGTAGTGACTCTGAAATGAGAGCCTTAAAGAAGAGAAAACTAGAGTTGCAGATAAAGTTTTATGAGAGACAACTTAAATTGTAA